One Dictyoglomus turgidum DSM 6724 DNA window includes the following coding sequences:
- a CDS encoding nitroreductase family protein codes for MEVKRIIQERRSLRSLEPFEVTQELIYDLAESASLAPSCFNNQPWRFIFTYDQNILKELYTALTPRNNWAYKSPLIVTVFTKDELDCQIKGRNYALLDTGMAVGFMLLRATELGLIAHPIAGYDEEKVKKILNIPEDMTAILLIVFGKQAKEINPNLSEEQKERELKRPERLPIKDFVYFNKYR; via the coding sequence ATGGAAGTAAAAAGAATAATTCAGGAGAGAAGATCTCTAAGATCCCTTGAGCCTTTTGAAGTAACTCAAGAGTTAATATATGATCTTGCTGAATCAGCCTCTCTTGCCCCTTCATGCTTTAACAATCAACCTTGGCGCTTTATTTTTACCTATGATCAAAATATCCTTAAAGAGTTGTATACCGCTTTAACCCCAAGAAATAATTGGGCTTATAAATCCCCTCTAATAGTTACAGTCTTTACAAAGGATGAGTTAGATTGTCAAATAAAAGGAAGAAATTATGCCCTTCTTGATACTGGGATGGCTGTGGGATTCATGCTTTTAAGGGCCACAGAGTTAGGATTAATAGCTCATCCTATAGCAGGTTATGATGAGGAAAAGGTAAAAAAGATCTTAAATATACCTGAAGATATGACGGCAATTCTATTAATCGTATTTGGAAAACAAGCAAAAGAGATAAATCCAAATCTTTCTGAGGAACAAAAAGAAAGAGAACTGAAAAGGCCAGAAAGACTTCCAATAAAAGATTTTGTGTATTTTAACAAATACAGGTAA
- a CDS encoding sugar phosphate isomerase/epimerase family protein yields the protein MLISCSTAAFINPEMTIDEKLKNSIEALTTILENNFDGIELFLPKDFDEEKRETLFNEAKKIRGKILTLHAPKNILHKPIKSVLPDLVKLIKECYELEIKIIVMHPPFQKSMDSLLKNVFSIFDNVIHFASRHNVILTIENVPYLLDPPQFYSALVKRYRNSIGITIDVEYLHSTKYSLDKYPKELLKNYLRNIHIRDYDGQSFDEEGKRRYLKLGEGLINFKELFEKIFEIGYDGPLTVETVFDNKIEDLKYSRNFIIKNLPQKSLASG from the coding sequence ATGTTAATTTCTTGTTCAACTGCAGCCTTTATAAATCCAGAAATGACCATAGATGAAAAATTAAAAAATTCTATTGAGGCTTTAACCACTATTTTAGAAAACAACTTCGATGGAATTGAACTCTTTCTTCCTAAGGACTTTGATGAGGAAAAAAGAGAAACCCTCTTTAATGAAGCAAAAAAAATCAGAGGAAAAATATTAACTTTACATGCCCCTAAAAACATTCTTCATAAACCTATAAAGTCTGTACTCCCTGATCTAGTAAAACTAATTAAGGAATGCTATGAGTTGGAAATAAAAATTATTGTTATGCATCCTCCCTTTCAAAAATCCATGGATTCTTTGTTAAAAAATGTATTCTCCATATTCGACAATGTAATCCACTTTGCTTCAAGACATAATGTAATATTAACCATAGAAAATGTACCTTATCTTCTTGATCCACCTCAATTTTACTCTGCTCTTGTGAAGAGATACAGAAATTCTATTGGCATAACCATTGATGTAGAGTATCTTCACTCCACAAAGTATTCCTTGGACAAATATCCTAAAGAATTATTAAAAAACTATCTCCGAAATATACATATAAGGGATTATGATGGACAAAGCTTTGATGAAGAAGGAAAAAGGAGATATTTAAAGTTAGGAGAAGGATTAATCAATTTTAAAGAACTATTTGAAAAGATATTTGAAATTGGATATGACGGTCCTTTAACTGTGGAGACTGTTTTTGATAATAAAATCGAAGACCTAAAATATAGTAGAAACTTTATTATAAAAAACCTTCCTCAAAAATCATTAGCCTCTGGATAA